Part of the candidate division WOR-3 bacterium genome is shown below.
TGGATAGAAGGATACTCCAGTATGCTTCAGTAATAGGAAGAACATTTGAACCGGCCCTTCTAAGTAAGATTTTGCACGTTCCCGAAGAAAGATTAATTGAAGACCTGGAGCGATTGGAACATTTTGAAGGGATTTTGATTTCTGTTCCTGAAGCTAATGGCTACGAATTTATCTCGCCTACTACTTATGAAGTTGTTTACAGTTCACTTTTAAAAACAAAGCGTAAAGAGTTGCACACTATAATTGGCGCGGAGTTAGAAAAAATGCCGGGAGAAAAAATTTATGAAAATCTTGAGAAACTTGCCTATCACTATGCACGTTCTAATGAAGAAAGAAAGGGCATCTTTTATTTAAAATCTGCTGCCGATAAATCCTACCGGCTTTATGCGTTAAAGGAGACTTTGAACTTCTTTGAATTAGCACTGCAATTGTTACAGAAAAGGGAGTTATCTGCGGCAGAGATACAGGATAAATTAGAAATTTTAAGAAGGCAGGGCTGGGTTTTACGGCTGCTCGGCAGACTGGAAGAGGCAGTTAAAAATCAAAAGAAGTCTTTGAAACTCGCGCGCAAAATATCTTCGCTAAAAGATGAAGCAGGGGCAAACTTGAACATTGGGATTATTTATCAAGAGATGGGGATACCGAAAAAGGGATTGAATTACTGGCTAAGGGCAAGGAGAATTGCAAAGAAAATTGGGGATAAGAATATTCAAGCGCTGGCAGAAAATAACTTGGGAAATTATTATCTCCATATCGGGGATTTAGATAAAGCATTTAAATGCTTTCAAACGGTGGCAATTTTGAGCGAGGGTACAAACGATAAAAGGGGATTGGGCTTTGCCAATCTTAACCTCGGTTTAACAATTGAAAGGAAGGGTGATTTTCAAAAAGCACTTGATTACTACAGTGCTGCCTACAAATATTTTGAAGAGATAGGTGAGAAAGACAACCTTGCCCGGGTATTAGTAAATATGGGATTGGCACATTTGTATTTGGGAAATATCGATAGGGCATTAGAAAAATTACACGAGGGGGATAAATTAGCTGCAGAAATTGGAGATAAACTTACCCAAACCCGAGCCTTGGGAAATATCGGCCTTGTTTATGCCCAAATGTGGCAATTGGATAAGGCTTATGAGTACTTTTCGCAGTCCTTAGCAAATGCCCAAATAATTGGAGAGCCAAAACAAATAATAGATATGACCAATAACATCGGAGATATCTATCTTTACTATGGCAACCTTGCACAGGCTATTGAATTGCATACCAAAGCAGCAAATCAGGCGGTAAATATTCAGGACTCCTATAGTGAAGCGGTAATAAGAAGGAGCATTGGTTGGGATTACTATTATTTAGCCGATTACAAAAATGCACTTGCGGAATTTCAGAAGAGCGACAATATCTTTCAGAGGATAAAAGATTTAAGAAATAGTGCAATTTCAGTTATTGCTTCGGCCATAACAAAGATAAAACTGGGCTACGGTGAAGAGGTTGAAGGTTTATTAAAGGATATAAAAACAAAGGCTCAGGCGATGAAGGATTTAGAAATTCTTGCCTACACGCTGGATGCGGAATCCGAACTTTTTATGTCTAGGCAAGATTATCATAACGCATTAAAAATTTTATCTCAACTACTGGATTTAGCAAAACAGATAGGCAATAAGCGACTCTTTGCTTGGGTTTGTGCAAAATTAAGTGAAATTCAATTAGCAACAGGGTCCCTGGCCGATGCAGAAAGTTATCTGGAGAAAGGTTTGAAGCTAGCAAAGGAGATGGGGGACAAGATTCTTGAAACGAATCTTTTCATAATCCAAGCGCGGATCGCTATGCAAAAAGGAGATCACACAAATAGTTTGAATATCTTATCAAAGGCTGTGGAGCAGGCGAAACAATGTGGCACCAAGGAGTTGCTTGTTTGTGCTTTAAGGTGGATAGAAAAAATTTTTGAAAAAATTGGTAGGAAAAAGGAAGCTGAAGAATATCGCGAAGAATACAAAAGATTAATCGAAGAGATCATTAGTAATCTTAACGAAGTGGAAAGACAAAAATACAAGGAGAGATTTCTTGGTCACATTATGTAAAAAGTTAGATTATCTGATATCGATACAATTCGCTAACTAAGCATTTACAGAGAGCCTTTTTAAAGCACCGCCCGCTCTTAGGGGTAAGGGAAAGTATTTGAACGAAAGGAAAATATTATAGAATAGGGTTATTTCAGATATATAATCTTTACTACCTCACTTTTTTCCAACGCGGTAAACTTACAGAAGTATATCCCTTGAGAAACAATTTCACCTTTATCATCAGTACCATCCCAAGAAACGGAAGTGGGTAATGATGCACGACAGGATTTGAGATTAAAAGTTTTGACGATTCTGCCGCTGACATCATAAATCTCTAAAGATGCCTGGCAACCGGGTATTTCCATGGTGGGAAGGAAGATTTCTATCTTATCGGTGAAGGGATTAGGATGGACGGCTAATTTAAGATTTTTAATTTGCTTTTTAGGATTGAAGGTAGTTTCTCCTATTCCAATGGTACTCTTGCGCGCAGGAACTTTCCCGGAAGTCAAACCATCCGAACCCCATGAGTAATACTGTCCGATAGTTTTGTAAGTCCCAAGAGGATTAAAGATGGGGAAGGCATTGATGATATAGTTGGTATTTTCTTGGGTCATAAGCACCACAAGTTTAAATGGATTTCCAGCGGTGTATCCCATGTTATTATAAGGAATATAAAGTTCGGTGTAGAGATAGTTGTTAATTACACTATCTTCACAAACGCGTCCATAAAATGTAGTGTCAATCCAGGACCCACGACCATCTTTCGTGCTGACATATTTTTTATAAACAACGGTTGAGCCATTATCGACGATAAGACAGTAATCAGGTTTAAAACTATCAGGCGGAACTGGCTGGAATGCGGAACGACCGGATGTTCCGTTATAAGGCACGGTACTATCAGCACCACCAGGTTTAGTATCTACGTATATGAATAAATCACCTTCAGTATACAAATTGCAGCGGGCAAAACCCACATAGAACCAGGGTGGATTCATGGGATAATCCCAGGTTACAAATAGAGAATCGTAATCGGTTCCGGTATCATTTTTCGCTCGGCGGTCTAAAAATTCATATTTAACTGAAAAATCTTTTACATACCCGTAGGGATTGCTTGTGCTTCCAACTTTAAGATAGTGTGGTGTGACAGAATCGCCTGAAACTATCGCTCTCGGTTCTGCACCTAAGGCACCCCATAGGGTATCTTCGTCACTCACCTTCAGGGCAAAGATAAGGGTATCCATTGGAGGCAGTCCTTCAAGAACAACCCTATACCAACTTCCCACAACACTATCTTTTGTATTCCATTTTTGGTAATACTCCTCGCAGGAATCGTTGAAAGCAACTTCGGAAGTTATCTTTTTTCGGGAAAACTTCAGTTTGTATGGGCCAGCGGCTGATTCTTTAAGCGAATCATCGGAGACTACACGCCATCTGAGAATAACCGAACCTTCAGTTGCAGTATTGGTGGAGCAGTAGATAGCGGTAATTGGTTCGGGTGGACAGACCATTCCTAAAAAGCCTAAACAGCGGCGGATAAATTCCTGGGCAGTATGAGGGTGATGGCGATCTTTTATACCGTTAGGCGAAAAACTACAATAGATGGTGCTCCCATTATCCCTTAAATCTTTCCAATAATTACCCCAACCTACACATCGGCCCGCAAGCCATTCCTTCTCTGTTTCCCAATCTGCCAATATGAGTTTCGCCTCCGGTCTTGGCGAGATTATATCTACATAATTATCTGCTTCTTTTCTATATTGATACGCCAATGTTTCATTCTGGGCAAAAGTTCCCGGTTGTCCGTATAATGTATCTATGTTTCCGATGTCAAAAGGTTGGCCATCACTCACATAGTTTGCATGAAACTTTTCAAAAAGTGTGGTCCCATTATACATGAAGCCAAAGTCATTACCCGTGAGTAAAATCGGTTTACCACTATTTATGTAGTTTATCAATTCATACTGGTCTTCAGTGCTTATAACTCCGGCAGGTGTATCATTTAGTCTGAATCCAAGATTTACAATCACCTGTTTGTAAGAAGAAAGTCCTCTCCCGGATTTCTGGGATCTTGGGAGGGTGTCCCGAACGGTTAGATGATATTTAACTCGCACCTGATTAAATTCATCAAATTGATCGACAATTGCTGAATCAATGGGTAGGTAAACAGAATCTTCTTCGTCAATGGGATCTTCGTTCCAGTCAACGGTCAGTGGATCGTCGTAGTTTTCATCATCGTAGTACCATAGCCATCCCGGTCCACGTGGTGTAGGATCGATTACTTCGCTGCTTTTTTCCAGAATTCCATAAGTTGAAGAAGG
Proteins encoded:
- a CDS encoding tetratricopeptide repeat protein encodes the protein MDNQGDYLKADKYIDALNLKLDWIKALIQAYERYLPARVIEKIRLNPKVNRIEGERRVVTVLFADLSGFTALSETMDAEEIANIINDFFTRMVRIVHKYGGSVDKFLGDALMVLFGAPVAHHDDPERAVRAALEMQQEMEKFNAEKKLATPLSMSIGINTGPAVALNVGSEERMEYTVIGDTVNLAARLESVAGPKEIVISHFTYEKIAEIVDAVKRPAVKVKGKRKPVVNYLVRGFQEHYRLPEIKKIKFVGRVVELNTIKECLMQAKNNLLTIIGITGEPGSGKTRLGIESELLAQENGFLTFAVRCNPYEMNIPYNLFIGFFNNYFQLKNTASEQEKRLVISLKLKNLGLSLDNTLPYIGAILRLVFPEIQTLSPEELQRRIFNTIKEILQTEAQRHSLFIRFEDLQWADPTSIEILDYLLKELKQTAILFLFEYRPDWAFPWLGFENCKHIFLKNFAREDTSKLIKTILGAEKVAQEIENLVFEKSMGNPLFIIEILKMLMIKNGIKRTKEGYIATERFKKIEVAESISSVILDQIDRLKEMDRRILQYASVIGRTFEPALLSKILHVPEERLIEDLERLEHFEGILISVPEANGYEFISPTTYEVVYSSLLKTKRKELHTIIGAELEKMPGEKIYENLEKLAYHYARSNEERKGIFYLKSAADKSYRLYALKETLNFFELALQLLQKRELSAAEIQDKLEILRRQGWVLRLLGRLEEAVKNQKKSLKLARKISSLKDEAGANLNIGIIYQEMGIPKKGLNYWLRARRIAKKIGDKNIQALAENNLGNYYLHIGDLDKAFKCFQTVAILSEGTNDKRGLGFANLNLGLTIERKGDFQKALDYYSAAYKYFEEIGEKDNLARVLVNMGLAHLYLGNIDRALEKLHEGDKLAAEIGDKLTQTRALGNIGLVYAQMWQLDKAYEYFSQSLANAQIIGEPKQIIDMTNNIGDIYLYYGNLAQAIELHTKAANQAVNIQDSYSEAVIRRSIGWDYYYLADYKNALAEFQKSDNIFQRIKDLRNSAISVIASAITKIKLGYGEEVEGLLKDIKTKAQAMKDLEILAYTLDAESELFMSRQDYHNALKILSQLLDLAKQIGNKRLFAWVCAKLSEIQLATGSLADAESYLEKGLKLAKEMGDKILETNLFIIQARIAMQKGDHTNSLNILSKAVEQAKQCGTKELLVCALRWIEKIFEKIGRKKEAEEYREEYKRLIEEIISNLNEVERQKYKERFLGHIM